TTCGAGCACTGGATCGATTTTTTCGATCTTATCGAGCCAACGGTGCGTTTGTTGAAATTATTGAAATCCCAAGGTTATGGCGTTTATCTTCTCTCCAACTTTATCAAGGAATATTTTCCGGCCATTCGTTCCCGCTATTCTTTTTTCGACGAATTCGACGGCATGGTCGTTTCCAGCGAAGCGGGTTGCGTTAAGCCGGAGAAGGAAATCTACCTTCTCACCCTGCGGAAATTTTCCCTCTCTCCCGATTCTTGCCTCTTCATCGACGACTATCCCGCCAACGTCGAAGCCGCCGAGGCCGCCGGGATTCCCTCGATACTGTATAAAAATCCAGAACAATTGGAAGAAGAGTTGCGGCGCTGGAATTTGTTGAAATAACTCCGAAAAACGGTTGCTTTTTTTTGACGCGCCTTCCTTGCGTATGGTAAGATGCGGAAACTAAAAACTCAGGCGGAACGCGTCCGTTTCCGCCTCCAGCGGGAGATAGAAAAATGGATGAAATGAACCGTAGACAATTCGTTAAAATCGGCGCCGGTTTGGGCGCCGCGACGGGAACGCCTTTGGTTTTTGCGGAAGAAGAAGCGAAAAGCGAATCGAAGGACATGATTTATAGGGAACTGGGCGATACGAAATTAAAAGTCTCGGCCGTCAGTTTGGGCACGTATGGCTTCTCGAATTCGGGATTGCTGGAACGGGCGCTGGATAAGGGCATCAATTTCATCTGTACTGCAGCCGAATACCAGAACGGCGTTGCCGAAGAATCTATCGGCAAGGTGGCCAAAAAACGCCGCAAGGATATGGTTATCATGACCGGCTGGAGCTGCCGCCCCAATTCCACCAAGCAGGAACTGATCGCCTCGCTTGACGCCAGTCTCAAACGCTTGAGTACAGATTATGTAGATATCGTCAAAACCCACAATCTCGATAAGGCCGCGCTTCTCGACAATGAAGCCCAGTTTGAAGCCTTTGAGGAGGCCAAGAAAACGGGCAAGGTTGGTTTTTTGGGACTGTCGAATCATAACGCCGATATCATCGATGTTTTGCAAGCGGTTTTGAAGAAGAAGAAATTTCATGTTCTTCAATGCAAATTCAATTTCATGGAATATGAAAAGCAGATGAAAATTTTCGACGAGGCCGAGAAATTAGGAATCGGAATCGTCGCTTTCAAGGTCCGCGCGGGCAAGCGGGAAAATGAAATAAAGGAACTGGAAAACAAGGGCCTTCAAGTACGGCAGGCCGCCATCCGCTGGGCTTTGAACGATAAACGAATCGCCAGCGTCTGCATGGGCTTTACCAATTTCGATCAAATCGACGAATACCGCGAGGCCGTCATGAAAAAACTGAGCCGTTCCGATGAAGAAGCGTTAAGGCTCTACGCCCAGGC
This DNA window, taken from Candidatus Omnitrophota bacterium, encodes the following:
- a CDS encoding HAD family phosphatase — its product is MNGVKNIIFDLGGVLVTYNPKAFLEALIEDQDEREWCYRHIVRGPEWVELDRGTLTIEEAKRIFISRNPRMNQVIETLFEHWIDFFDLIEPTVRLLKLLKSQGYGVYLLSNFIKEYFPAIRSRYSFFDEFDGMVVSSEAGCVKPEKEIYLLTLRKFSLSPDSCLFIDDYPANVEAAEAAGIPSILYKNPEQLEEELRRWNLLK
- a CDS encoding aldo/keto reductase; translation: MDEMNRRQFVKIGAGLGAATGTPLVFAEEEAKSESKDMIYRELGDTKLKVSAVSLGTYGFSNSGLLERALDKGINFICTAAEYQNGVAEESIGKVAKKRRKDMVIMTGWSCRPNSTKQELIASLDASLKRLSTDYVDIVKTHNLDKAALLDNEAQFEAFEEAKKTGKVGFLGLSNHNADIIDVLQAVLKKKKFHVLQCKFNFMEYEKQMKIFDEAEKLGIGIVAFKVRAGKRENEIKELENKGLQVRQAAIRWALNDKRIASVCMGFTNFDQIDEYREAVMKKLSRSDEEALRLYAQAVDRSYCRNCSTCEAYCPNQVAVAEIMRYSMYFKYYKMEKEAMRLYSALPPDRAADPCAGCGGFCEQGCPYGRPVRTGLLEAREMLT